The Bartonella sp. HY328 genome contains the following window.
GTTGATCAGCTATTTAGCCATGAGATTTTGGTTATTTCCTCGCCAATCTATAATCTTGGATTACCATCGGTGTTAAAGGCATGGTTTGACCATGTAACACGGGCGGGTCGCACTTTTGCATTTAAATCGGATGGTACCAAAACAGGGTTGGTTCATAACTTAAAAGCCTTTTGCGTTCTTTCAAGTGGAAGTATTTTTTCAGCCGGCCCCTTTGTAAATGATGACCAGTTTACGCCATATGTGCGGGTTGCCTTGGAGTATATCGGCATTACAGATTTAACGAATTTTCGTATTGAGGGTACTCAAGACGTAAAAACACGTGACACGGCTTTAGCCCATGGCTTGAAGCAAATTGATCATTTTTTTGAGGTGTAACTATGTCAAATCGAGTAAATTTATTCAAAACCCAGCCAGCATTAGCAAAAGCTATGACTGAGCTGTCCAATAAAACAAGTGGTTCAAGCATGGATAATACATTGAAGCATCTTGTTTATATCTATAGTTCCCAGCTCAATCATTGTGCATTTTGTCTCGATATGC
Protein-coding sequences here:
- a CDS encoding FMN-dependent NADH-azoreductase, coding for MRLLHIKVSQDLEGSSSRKASAYLVDKLKALHPDISETIIDLAQNPLPHLDSAMITAIFTKPELRNEAQWELLKKSDELVDQLFSHEILVISSPIYNLGLPSVLKAWFDHVTRAGRTFAFKSDGTKTGLVHNLKAFCVLSSGSIFSAGPFVNDDQFTPYVRVALEYIGITDLTNFRIEGTQDVKTRDTALAHGLKQIDHFFEV